A segment of the Diachasmimorpha longicaudata isolate KC_UGA_2023 chromosome 5, iyDiaLong2, whole genome shotgun sequence genome:
attgaataattttcctctcTATCATCATTGCTTTAATCCTAATCATAATAGATAATTGATAATACAAtagataaatattgaatagttttcgtttccataattattatttatctctCCACATTCTCCAGAGGTATTATATTGCACCCCAGGAGTCCCTTGCCCGTCCACGGCTTTGGCACAAGTGTTAACACTACGTAATCACTCCTGCGTTTGACTTTAACAATTACAGATTTGTTGAGACTGTGAGCGACAAGATCTCCAATATCCTTGAGGGATCCGAAGTTTTGAAAGTTGATGGATCCAAATTCGGTGACGAGGTCATTGATACGCAGTCCCTAGTGCAAAAACCAAGAATAGAACCATTACATTTTGTCgtattaaataaatagaaaaacgttataaaataaaaatgcaatttgTAGTTGAAAAATGGACGAATAGAAGGAAATTACAGCTTGTTCAGCCGGCGATCCCTCTGACACCAGATTCACCCTGAGGAAGGGCTCGCCTGGTGATAAAGTGTCCTGGACAGGAGTTGTAGATACAGAACGAGGGGATGAAGATGATGAGGTTTCTGGTGGGCATGCCTTTCCCACTGAATGTATCTCGGTTAGTCCTGCTTCAATCCTCTTCATCAGGGCTTTGTAATCATTCTGAAGACCTGGGGACGTTGGTTAATGgttattcatttaaattttttgccAGCTGCAGGGGCTGTTAGAGAAGTAGATAAGTCATTCTAAAATAAAAGATGAGTTGGTAATTACAACtacgttatttattattttgtgacACAGTGTCGAAAGAGGATATTTGAGGACAAAGTAGCATCAGAGAAAATGgttacactgagagaaaacatAGTAACCTTtacgaaatatatttcattggaTGCATATTCTCTCGCATAAAAGTAGAATTCTATTGCTTCAacgttttaatttttcattttcacggtGAGTGCATAATAGAGCATAGATCATGAAATATTCCGTTGAAAATGGACCATTactccattaaaaatattttattgcatgCGATTCCATTGATATCGCcaacaataacttttcagATCAATGGAAGGCGATACATTTGAATAACTATTAAAATCCAATGAAATAGTCGGGGAATACGAACCGATATACGATAGATTCAAACATTCATTGATCGAAGCATGAGATTCATGTTTAGAGCCCTCAGAATGAACAATTGAAGTATAGGTTATTCACACAATCCTCTAAAAGTGCCAACGTATGTCGTTACATCAGTGAATTACTTCATTGGCACTATTGAACAAGACCGAGTAATTAAGTCATAAAATAATCGTTCCATTTgactaaatttttctctcagagtAGCTTAAATGATTAAATTGCATTGTTTACTAACAGATTATCTTGGCTCGTGCGTGTCTTACTTGGTAGACATCGATGTCAGCTCTAGGGTAACCCTCAGAGTCCACCAGGGCCTCTAACATCCCTACATGATTCTGAAATTCAATCAACCATTTGTCATTCGTCATGATATAAGTGCAAACATAACCAATTCTTGTAAATCACTCACCTTGTCCAAGATACCCTTTAACTCCGTCAATTCACCCTCAATTTTATCCTTCTCTTTCATCAGATTCAATACTCTCGTTTTAGCTTCTTCCAGCTCCATGTCAACTACCATTTTTTGGCTGTTTTTTGTCTCTGCCAGATGATGAACTCATCCGAATGAAAGGCAAATGTTTCTGTTTGGTTCAAGATTTGTTTGatcgggggggctccgtttgtactttctcaactgtacaaatgatcaactgtacagaaaattttcaaacgataAGAGCACCATTAtgtagggattcaactgtcgagacaaaaaggtaagctggggcgagacaaaaaggtacatgtggcgctgggtccacatgtacagccacattATTGTCTCGACAATTGGATCCCTATACACCGGTGCtctctcaacgtttgaaaattttctctactgttcatcatttgtacagttgaaaaagcacaaacggagccccccctaTCCTCTTTGTCTCGGTATATTTCGATATTTATCTTCTATCGTTAGGTGACGCCACTTTCTATTTCTCAGTTTTGACTTCCGGACTGGGGGATTTCGGTTTCTCGATTTCTGGGAATTGACCCTCAGGTCGGGAACTGCGCAAGAGACACCGGTGTTCAACTAACAACTCAGCGTTGTAGTTCCCCCCAAAGCAGGCAACACGTGTTTTTTCGATAaggcaaatttttttcccgttCGGTTTTCTAAATAAAAACGATCAATTAACAAAAGATAGCCATTGTGATAGATGTGGTTGAGAGAGGATTGAAGAATGCCACGAAGTACCAAGGAATCCGACGATGAATTCGAGCCCAGAGGTAAGGGTTGTGTTCGTTTTGGCTGTAACGGTTTTTCCttgttctattttttatctgcTGATATTTGTCGTTGAGGTTGTTCATCAGAGCTAATGCCTTCTAAGCAATGCAATCGTCCATCGCCAATGCTTTTTGGACTTCAAGTACTTTTTATAGGTTGACATTTTTTGgcgtttttttatttcgttgccTTTTCCATTTTACTGTTTTGTTTTGCATTCGTCACTTTTTTTacactgaaatttttaaagaatattttGATCACCATTTAACTACTCACGACGAGCTTTCCACTGAAAATGATTAACTTCAGCATTTTTACTgagtaaaaaattctattgggaAGTTTTCCAATAGAAAATGGTTTTcggtcaaaaaaaaaaaaatatactacTTTTCAAATTAGTATGAATGAGCGAATTATTATGAATTCCACGGGTAACCAAAAATTCTATAGGACATCTAGGAGAACTACCCCAAAATTGTAATGGATTCATTATTCCTTTTTGGTCATGTCTTTTTCAGGCTTTCtatgtatttttcaaacaatagaaattttcaacaaaaatattttatagagTAAATGGATAGAATTCTCTTTTTCATACACGTTATTCCattgagacattttttattgatatttttcgcGTGATGTTTTTCACATTTCTActgtagagaaaaaaatcgttgattttatggaataaatGTCGTTGGATTCATATTCCTTCGTATTAAAATAGAATTCCATCGTTTTCAATAGAAATGGACGAGGTTAATCACAACCCATCTCCGGTAACTTAAGttcttcataaaataattaaaaattgcctGATTGAGATTTTTTGTTTGCTAGGGTCCATTCATAAAGGAGAAACGAAATTATATTCGCTGAAaggtttttgattttttcgatttttttgaaaaaactgTGCGTTTTTAAATGCCTTTAATCACATCCAAATTTTCGCTGAATGTCAGTGTGTGCCGTTTGTAGATACTCCAATATTGTTTCCCTCCGAAATTAAACCagccagaaaaattttcaatgctcCTCATTTAgaatcagtgaaaataaatttataattcattaCATGCAAGCGGTCCTATCCCTGGGAGCAAATGAGCCCGTATTTtgtaaaacaattttcattaccTCTGCaacaatataaatataaaggTGTTGTCCCCCCgctcatttatttaaaaacacAATTTGTCAACGAAATGGTACATCGCCATGAGTTGACTTCTCACCCAGTCGCCCTTGTGTTTCTCACTGTAACAAATGATATGACTATAATATTCTGATCTTAGGGCGAAGAACACGAGCAACAGCTTCCTCAGTAACCGATTCCCCCCTGCGTCGTAGCACCCGAAGGAGGGCCACGACAAAAGATGATTCATCGCCGGAACCTGTGACGAGTGATGTTGGGCCATCGACTAGAGCGAAGAGACGTATAACACCGACATTGGAGTCAGCTCATGCTGAGTCGGTGAGGAATTTGAGATCCAGGAAGACATCGACCACTTCTGATGTCTCTGAAGCTACTGAGAGCGATACCGGCAGTGAGGCGAAGAGGAGAACTACCAGGAGGAGTTCGTTGGCACTCTCGGGCATTGAAACACCTACCAAAGCTAGATTGAGACGAACCATTAGAGCAGGGTCTGAATCAAAGACAATTTCACCAATGGTTCGCCTTACTCGTCGAACTCGTGCCTCCTCTGTGGATCCGGAGGCAACTGATGAGCGTGCTCCAATGACACCCTCGACCCCCCTCCACACCCGCAAAGGACGTGCCTCGATGCAGCCCTCAGAACTTCCAGTTCTTGAAGAAATCCAAAAGCATGAGAAAGATGTTCCTCATGAGGACGACGATGTCTTTCTGACGCAGTCCTCTCCCTCCAAGCTCTCGGCTCCATCTCCGAAAACCCCAGTGCTCCAGAAGTCGACCCCAACCTTGATGCACAAGAATGAACAGCCCATAAAAGCTCTCCACGAGGCGTTAATCACTTCTACCACTTCCCGAGCTCCGCAGGATTCTGCAGACACTCGTCAAAAGCTGATGGATAATGCCAGTGGCAATACCCTCAACGATATCCCCAAGGTCCTAGTGGAGAAAGCCCACGTTAAGGCGAGTCCGGGGAATAAAGAGAATGAGAAGACCCCCAAGTCCACTCGGGATCATTCTTCGAAGCTCTTTAAGGCCACCGGTGGAGACCGCAAGTCCCTGAGTTCAACTGTTCTAGAGCGTCTGGAAGTGGATTCACGTTCCAATATCGATGATCAACTGTCAAAGTCAAAATCTCCGTCAATGGCGCTGGAAAAAGTCATCACACTTGAGCCGGATGTCTCCGAAAAAAAAGGACTGGAGGAAAAGGAGgactcaataattttcatcgatgATACCGACACTGACGAGGCACCTGTCGAGGTATTCAGGGATGATAAATCCACCAATAAAGGCCTGAATCACGATGAGATCATCATTGCTGATGCTGGAAGTAACGAGATATCTCCATGTAAATCACAGACTCCTGAGGGCGATTCACCTGGGGTGGATTCGAAGCCTGAAATTATCGAGGAAAATTTTAAGGAAGTTGAACAGGTGGAGGATCAGGTCGAGGCTGAACTCAAGGATTTATTCAAGGACATACCAGCTGACAATTGGAAGAGTGGAGGATCCAAGTCTCCTGTTGACATCGAGGATGAGGATAAGAGCGATACTGGGTCTGATATAGTACTTGTCGGATGGTCTGCTGATGAGAATGAACTTGATGAGAAGaccaaaaagaatttcaactACGATTCTGATGATACTGTTATCATTCAGAAGAGAAAGCAGAGCTCCGCTGGGCATAAGGGTAGTCTTGACCATGGGGGTGAGGAGAACAAGAACTTGCAGAGAAAGTCTGGTAAGTCGTTGAATCATTCTACTGGTGACGATGTTGATGAACTCGGTGAAAAATCGAGGAAAGGTACGAGGAAATCCTTGAGGAAGTCGCAACATCCAGCCGAAGAGGAATCTGTGAATTCAGATGTTGAggatgaattaaataaatccagAGATCTGATTTATCGGTTTGAATCAGggattattaattttgaagaaaattttaatgagtcGAAGAGGAAGTCGGATGTCGACAGTCAGGGGAAGCATCCTGAGGGAAGTGTTGAATCCAGGGCGAGTTTGTCTGGAGGGAGAAAGTCCACTGGAAAATCTGGGAATAATGATCAAGGTGAGAACGCTAAAGCGGAAGAGAGCCCTGATAAGTCTAGGAAGAGTATTCCTCTTTCTGAGGTGAGAAAGTCATTGGAGAAATCGAAGAACCCAGTGGAAGAAGAAATTGATGATGAAGCTATGGACGTTGATGTAGTGGGTGATGACGAAATGGAGATATCTGATTACCATCCCAAGGAAAGCCCTCAAGTGGATGCCCCTGgcgatgaattaattgaagtCGATAATAAACCAGAAGCTGGAGAGGTGAATTCAAAACCTTCTGAAACCCTTATTTCATCATCAAATGGAATAGTGCATGATGGGCACTCGATGTCACCAAACGTTTCTGAGAGTGCTAGTACATTGAGAAGAAGTGCGTTACGAAATTCAGTCAATGAAGGGAGAGCTGAAGGTGAGGAGAAGGAAAATGAAAACTCTGCAGCTGTTGAAGAAGAAACATCAGAGGTCGATAATGTTAGTGATAAAGCTAGGAGGAGTGCCAATCAGTCAGAGTTACGGGTTTCCCTTTGCAAGATTAATACTCCGGTGAAACAACAGGAAATGTCTTCATTGGAAAAACATGAAGAGCTTCTACTGGGAGATAAATCAGAGAATGTTTTGAGAAAGTCACTATCGGTCTCGAAAACACCGACAAAAGTCCAGCAGGAGGATGGAAAATCCTCTTCTGAGGATGAAGACCCTGAGGACATCACCAAGAAATTCAACAAATCGAAGGAAGAGTTGATTGAATCTCGTGAGAATATCGAGTCATCTTTGGAGGAAACATCTGCGCTAGAGGGTAATGACACTTCAAAAACCGGAGAGACTCTGAAAAAATGCGAGAGGAGCCTCAGAAGATCATTAAATCAATCGAAATCGCAAGATGATGAAAAAGCTTCTCATCAGCAACGAAATTCTCTCGCTGTCGAGATATCGTCGTTAGCTAATACACAAGAAGATGAAGATGagcaaaaaaatgatgaaggaATTTCAGAAGGTGAAGAGACCCTCAATGAATCCCAGAAGAGTCTCCGGAGATCATCATATGCGCCGAAAGCAGATGAAGGTGATGACAAAGTTTCTCCTCAGAAACGAAAATCTCTCCCATTGGAAGAATCCACATTAGAAAAGCCACGAGATGAAGAAAGCGTAGGGGTTGAAGGAACCCTCTATAAATTGAGGAGGAGCTTGAGGAAATCATTGACACAATCGAAACAAGATGAAAGTGAAAATTCCGAAATATCAAAGGAAGTTTCTCCTCAAAAGGGTAATTCTATCGCAGCCGACGAATTATCAGAAGGGGAGGATgatgacgatgatgatgaagatgaTGAAAATACTCCAGAACTTGAAGCACTTAAAAAATCATGGAGAAACCTCAGGAAATCGTTGAACGAATCAAACACTCAGTCAATAGAAAAAGATGATCAAGAGTCTAATGAATCAGAAGAAACTTCTCAAGAGCGAAAATCGACATCCGCAGAAGAGGACGAAGTTGAAGAAGCTCCTGGGATTAACGAGTCTCTCACTCAGTCCAGAAAGAGCTTGAACAAATCACTGAATAAATCGAAAACTCCAGTGAAGAAAAATGACGATGTTTTATCCAAAAAGTCTCCAAAAGTTTTATCCCAAAATCGCAAATCTCTGGCAAgtgaaaaatcatcatcagAACAAGAGGAAGAAGATGAAGAAATTCCAGAGATTGAAAAGTCTCTGGACAAGTCTAGGAAGAGTTTGGAAAAATCACTGATTAAATCGAAAACTCCAGTGAAGAAAAGTATTAATGACTTGTCTAAGAAGTctccaaaaatttctccccAAAAGCGCAAATCACTGGCAACTGTAAAATCGTCAGAAGAAGAGGAGAAAGAGGAAGAAACTCCAGAGATGGAGGTGTCTTTGAACAAGTCGAGGAAGAGCGTGGAAAAATCAGCGATTAAACCCAAAACTCCAGTGAAGACAAGTGTCGATGATCTACCCAAGAAGTTTCCAAAAACGACTCTCCAGAAGCGAAAATCTCTCACAGTCGAGGAATCATTGTCATCAGAAGAGGAGGCAGATGAAGAGATTTTCAACAAATCCACAAAGAGCCCCAAAAAGTCAGCCATCGAATCTAAAACTCCATCGAAGCAAAAAGACACGGAACAACCTCAGAAAACTCCGAAAACTCGCCTTCAAACGCGAAAATCTCTGGTACTGGAGAAATCACATTCATCAGAGAAAGAGGAAGAAGCTCTAGAGGTTGAAGAGACTCTCAGCAAATCTGCAAGCACTTTGAGAAGATCCCAGATTGAATCCAAAACTCCATCGAAACAAAATGGAGAAGGATCCAAGGCATCTCCAAAACCTTCGCCGCAAACACTTGGAGAATCATCATCAGCAGAAGATGACGAAAAGGAGTCTGAAGATGTCGATGAACAACGCAGTCTGTCGACTCAAGTCCAGGTAAATTCAAACTCAGACCCTGATGAAGACATTGACTCTGATATCGAGCAGTCAAGGGTTGTTGTTTCATCGTTGCTTTACGATGACGACTCGGAGACTAGTAATTCTGACATGAACTCTGACATCGAAAAGGAGTACAACTTGAATGGAGCCGACGTTGAGGAGTATTCAGACGATGGTATCCCTGGAGACGATCTCCGTAAGTCTGACTCTGAAGAGTCTGGTTCTGATGAGGAAGAAGACGACGAAGATGAGTTCGATGATTTTATCAATGATGATGAGGAAGAGGAAGAAGACAATGAAGAAGACGAAGACGAAAGCGAAGAAAACGAAGAAGAAAATGAAGAGGACGTGGAAGATCATGAGGACGAAACCGTGGAGATCGACGACGAAGATGAAGAGGTCTTCGTTTCACCCCCAAAACCCACCAAAAAAGGTCATGAAAAGTTGAAACTCAAAGAGACTAAAAAGAGTATCAGTGAAAGCCTGGAGGACACGTCTGGGAACAGTTCTCTTGAGACAGGAAAATCAGAGTCGACCAAGAAGAATAAGAAGAAGACTGCAGAGGTCCTGACAAGTGTAAAACCATCGGTTTCAAGTCCCCCCAAGTTCTCAGCGATTGCTACGAAACTACCAAAATCAGTTGCTTCCTTGAAAGAATCAAAATTAGAAAAGAAATCAAAGGTAAACCTTACAATGAGCCTGGACGATCCAGATTTAGCAGACACTAGGCTGTTGATGAAAGAGAAGTTGAACGACTCTATGCCAATCCTGAATATGAAGAGGTTGTCAGCCAGAAGGAGTGATTTGCAAGTACTTCCTGAGGATAAGGAAGAGAAGAAGAAAACAAAGTCGAAAGGTAAGAAGCACAGTGTTTCTGAAAAATTGACTGATAAGAGTGAGGAAGTGACTGTGTCCAGCAGTGACAAGAAATCGAAGAAGACGAAGAAGTCGAACAACTCAGAGCAGAGCAATGCTACGAATGAATCCACCAAAAGAAAGAAGAGCAAGGAAGTTGACCTGGAGATTACATCTGATGTCCCAAGATTGAAGAAGAAGAAGGTCCAGGTGGAGCAATTAGCTGACAGTGATAGTGATGATGGACCTGAGGTGTCATCGTTCACTCGAGGTCGAGACCAGGCACTGACAGCCGCGAAGGGACAGCAGGAGAGCATCAAGGCCGCCAAAGAAACTAAAAAGAGTCATAAGAAAATGAAAGGCACAAAGCCAGAGAATCCCAGCGTCGTCTCCAGGAAACCGATCGAACAACTCCCCGAGGAGACCCTCTCGAATCTTTCCGACATACCTCTGAGGCCCAAGAGGAAGAGGGAGATTAATGATGATGTCTTTGTGCCTACGAAAACCATGTTCGATGTCAAGAATAAAAAGCCTAAGACCATGAGTATCGATGATGAATTCGTACCTCTTAGTCTATCTGGGGGCACAACAACCTTTGAGGTCGTCACTTTGAAAGAAAAGAGGGGAAAGAAAACGTCGCCTGTACGGAGTTTCAAGGAGAGAATGATGAATAGAGTCCCTCGTCAACCCACTTCTGCTTACATGGTTTATCAGCGAAAACTTCAAGCGTCTGGCAAAAATAAGTATTGAAGAGGtcaggaattttcatttttgtggcATTCTCAGGGGGGGTTGAAATTTAGTTTCTCTTTTGGAGAGTTTTAGGGATAGGAGGAGGACTGGtaccaattttaattaataaagcaaatgaatttaattgacgTTTATCTTTGTTGGTGTTCATGGGAAAATTCGATTTGTCGGTGGGAGGGCGAAGGTTGATAAGACGTGGGTAATCTCGGAGAATCAAATATTTAACGAAAACATTTACCCACGTCAGTTGGAAACTTTTTTTGTGAGAGTGgaaaagaattaaaatttatcattcgaTTTGTATAAATAAAGCAGGGGAATAAATTCACATCTTATGATTTAATCTTCATGTTCGTTCATTTGATAGAAAAGATTAATCATTCCGTGCAGCTATCTAGTTTCATTTTTGCGTTTGTTAATCATGATTTAGATTTTTGCCTCACTTTGACTattccttgaatttaattctatttttttcatagtgTTGATTCCCTTGACATTTGGAATTCGACAGTATGGAATTATATTTTCACAATAGAACAAAGTTATTTCTCTGCattgttgaataataaatgg
Coding sequences within it:
- the LOC135162714 gene encoding uncharacterized protein LOC135162714, with protein sequence MPRSTKESDDEFEPRGRRTRATASSVTDSPLRRSTRRRATTKDDSSPEPVTSDVGPSTRAKRRITPTLESAHAESVRNLRSRKTSTTSDVSEATESDTGSEAKRRTTRRSSLALSGIETPTKARLRRTIRAGSESKTISPMVRLTRRTRASSVDPEATDERAPMTPSTPLHTRKGRASMQPSELPVLEEIQKHEKDVPHEDDDVFLTQSSPSKLSAPSPKTPVLQKSTPTLMHKNEQPIKALHEALITSTTSRAPQDSADTRQKLMDNASGNTLNDIPKVLVEKAHVKASPGNKENEKTPKSTRDHSSKLFKATGGDRKSLSSTVLERLEVDSRSNIDDQLSKSKSPSMALEKVITLEPDVSEKKGLEEKEDSIIFIDDTDTDEAPVEVFRDDKSTNKGLNHDEIIIADAGSNEISPCKSQTPEGDSPGVDSKPEIIEENFKEVEQVEDQVEAELKDLFKDIPADNWKSGGSKSPVDIEDEDKSDTGSDIVLVGWSADENELDEKTKKNFNYDSDDTVIIQKRKQSSAGHKGSLDHGGEENKNLQRKSGKSLNHSTGDDVDELGEKSRKGTRKSLRKSQHPAEEESVNSDVEDELNKSRDLIYRFESGIINFEENFNESKRKSDVDSQGKHPEGSVESRASLSGGRKSTGKSGNNDQGENAKAEESPDKSRKSIPLSEVRKSLEKSKNPVEEEIDDEAMDVDVVGDDEMEISDYHPKESPQVDAPGDELIEVDNKPEAGEVNSKPSETLISSSNGIVHDGHSMSPNVSESASTLRRSALRNSVNEGRAEGEEKENENSAAVEEETSEVDNVSDKARRSANQSELRVSLCKINTPVKQQEMSSLEKHEELLLGDKSENVLRKSLSVSKTPTKVQQEDGKSSSEDEDPEDITKKFNKSKEELIESRENIESSLEETSALEGNDTSKTGETLKKCERSLRRSLNQSKSQDDEKASHQQRNSLAVEISSLANTQEDEDEQKNDEGISEGEETLNESQKSLRRSSYAPKADEGDDKVSPQKRKSLPLEESTLEKPRDEESVGVEGTLYKLRRSLRKSLTQSKQDESENSEISKEVSPQKGNSIAADELSEGEDDDDDDEDDENTPELEALKKSWRNLRKSLNESNTQSIEKDDQESNESEETSQERKSTSAEEDEVEEAPGINESLTQSRKSLNKSLNKSKTPVKKNDDVLSKKSPKVLSQNRKSLASEKSSSEQEEEDEEIPEIEKSLDKSRKSLEKSLIKSKTPVKKSINDLSKKSPKISPQKRKSLATVKSSEEEEKEEETPEMEVSLNKSRKSVEKSAIKPKTPVKTSVDDLPKKFPKTTLQKRKSLTVEESLSSEEEADEEIFNKSTKSPKKSAIESKTPSKQKDTEQPQKTPKTRLQTRKSLVLEKSHSSEKEEEALEVEETLSKSASTLRRSQIESKTPSKQNGEGSKASPKPSPQTLGESSSAEDDEKESEDVDEQRSLSTQVQVNSNSDPDEDIDSDIEQSRVVVSSLLYDDDSETSNSDMNSDIEKEYNLNGADVEEYSDDGIPGDDLRKSDSEESGSDEEEDDEDEFDDFINDDEEEEEDNEEDEDESEENEEENEEDVEDHEDETVEIDDEDEEVFVSPPKPTKKGHEKLKLKETKKSISESLEDTSGNSSLETGKSESTKKNKKKTAEVLTSVKPSVSSPPKFSAIATKLPKSVASLKESKLEKKSKVNLTMSLDDPDLADTRLLMKEKLNDSMPILNMKRLSARRSDLQVLPEDKEEKKKTKSKGKKHSVSEKLTDKSEEVTVSSSDKKSKKTKKSNNSEQSNATNESTKRKKSKEVDLEITSDVPRLKKKKVQVEQLADSDSDDGPEVSSFTRGRDQALTAAKGQQESIKAAKETKKSHKKMKGTKPENPSVVSRKPIEQLPEETLSNLSDIPLRPKRKREINDDVFVPTKTMFDVKNKKPKTMSIDDEFVPLSLSGGTTTFEVVTLKEKRGKKTSPVRSFKERMMNRVPRQPTSAYMVYQRKLQASGKNKY
- the LOC135162718 gene encoding 26S proteasome non-ATPase regulatory subunit 9; this encodes MVVDMELEEAKTRVLNLMKEKDKIEGELTELKGILDKNHVGMLEALVDSEGYPRADIDVYQVRHARAKIICLQNDYKALMKRIEAGLTEIHSVGKACPPETSSSSSPRSVSTTPVQDTLSPGEPFLRVNLVSEGSPAEQAGLRINDLVTEFGSINFQNFGSLKDIGDLVAHSLNKSVIVKVKRRSDYVVLTLVPKPWTGKGLLGCNIIPLENVER